In Cloacibacterium caeni, a single window of DNA contains:
- a CDS encoding dimethylarginine dimethylaminohydrolase family protein produces the protein MKLNIKNETGRLKSVVLGQPKSIGPVPTLEESYDAKSYYSIENGIYPKEEDIIAEMTAFEKVLKKYDVEVFRPNIIKDYNQVFARDVAFVIEDKMIISNVIKDRADEQEAYRKIFEKVEWRKIINLPETAHIEGGDVIVWDDFLFVGTCFSEDYRNYKTARTNEYAIEILKEYFPKKRIIDLDLKKNDKVPYQGVLHLDCTFNPIGKDKCIIYKDGFVDESDYQLIIDIFGEENCFHITPEEMFEMNPNIFSISPEVVVSDETFTRMNDFLRNEWGFTVEEIPYREISKMGGLLRCSTMPLVRE, from the coding sequence ATGAAGCTCAATATAAAAAACGAAACAGGCAGATTAAAATCGGTAGTTCTAGGTCAGCCAAAGTCTATTGGCCCAGTTCCTACTTTAGAAGAAAGTTATGATGCTAAGTCATATTACTCCATAGAAAATGGCATTTATCCTAAAGAAGAAGACATCATCGCAGAAATGACCGCCTTCGAAAAAGTGCTCAAAAAATATGATGTAGAAGTTTTCAGACCGAATATTATCAAAGATTACAATCAGGTTTTCGCAAGAGATGTAGCCTTCGTCATCGAAGATAAAATGATTATTTCAAACGTCATCAAAGATAGAGCAGATGAACAGGAAGCTTATCGCAAGATTTTTGAAAAAGTAGAATGGCGCAAAATTATTAATCTACCTGAAACTGCTCATATAGAAGGCGGAGATGTAATTGTTTGGGATGATTTTCTGTTTGTAGGAACATGTTTCTCCGAAGATTACAGAAATTATAAAACAGCCAGAACCAATGAATACGCCATAGAAATTCTGAAAGAATATTTCCCGAAAAAACGTATCATAGACCTTGACCTTAAGAAAAATGACAAGGTTCCGTATCAAGGAGTTTTGCACTTAGATTGTACGTTTAATCCTATCGGAAAAGACAAATGTATTATCTATAAAGATGGTTTTGTAGATGAGAGTGATTACCAACTTATCATCGATATTTTCGGGGAAGAAAACTGCTTCCACATTACACCAGAAGAAATGTTCGAGATGAATCCTAATATTTTCTCTATTTCGCCAGAAGTGGTGGTTTCAGACGAAACTTTTACCAGAATGAATGACTTTCTGAGAAATGAATGGGGTTTTACGGTAGAAGAAATTCCGTATCGTGAAATTTCTAAAATGGGCGGTTTGCTCAGATGTTCTACCATGCCTTTGGTTAGAGAATAA
- a CDS encoding tyrosine-type recombinase/integrase, producing the protein MENYKSQLIYFLKISNQYKPEDITDNQLEKFIIWLVNEKNIGQSYQKAMLATLKKFYKEIFNREVNLSHLYPKRKENKLPKFLTQNEIKKIIDITENLKHKTIITTIYSCGFRLSELLELKISDIKSEQDCIVIRQSKGNKDRIVMLSPKLLDLLREYYKKYKPKEYVFEGQLGGKYSARSVQQILKKSIEIAKIKTQASVHTLRHSYATHLLENGTDIRIIKELLGHNSIKTTEIYTHITDVQKHKLRSPLDFL; encoded by the coding sequence ATTGAGAATTATAAAAGTCAACTAATTTATTTTTTAAAAATTTCTAATCAGTATAAACCAGAAGATATAACTGATAATCAGTTAGAAAAATTTATTATATGGCTAGTGAATGAAAAAAATATTGGTCAATCTTATCAAAAAGCAATGTTAGCAACACTAAAAAAATTTTATAAAGAAATTTTTAATAGAGAAGTTAACCTGTCTCATCTTTATCCTAAAAGAAAAGAAAATAAATTACCAAAATTTCTTACACAAAATGAAATTAAAAAAATTATTGATATTACAGAAAACCTAAAACATAAAACCATCATTACTACTATTTATTCTTGCGGGTTTAGATTAAGTGAATTATTAGAATTAAAAATATCTGACATAAAATCAGAACAAGATTGTATTGTTATTAGACAATCAAAAGGAAATAAAGATAGAATAGTAATGCTTTCACCCAAACTTTTAGATCTATTAAGAGAATATTATAAAAAATACAAACCAAAAGAATATGTTTTTGAAGGGCAACTTGGCGGAAAATATTCTGCAAGAAGCGTTCAGCAGATTCTTAAAAAGTCAATAGAAATTGCAAAAATTAAAACTCAGGCTTCTGTGCATACTCTCAGACATTCTTACGCCACACATCTATTAGAGAATGGAACTGATATAAGGATTATTAAAGAGCTTCTTGGGCATAACTCGATAAAGACTACGGAAATTTACACTCATATAACAGATGTTCAGAAACATAAATTAAGAAGTCCGCTTGATTTTCTGTAA